One Megalobrama amblycephala isolate DHTTF-2021 linkage group LG15, ASM1881202v1, whole genome shotgun sequence genomic window, actagatatatttatggagataagatataaaaaccaccctgtacagctatgatcagctgttcggctgagcttttgatgttttgttacggaaaggccatagctgatcggtttgTTCTTGTCACATGGCCTGCGgtgcggcattctgaaaagttgagaatttttcATCTCGATGTGCCTGGAAAACGCACCGCATGCATGTCGCAACCGCGGCCAAGCAAGAGACTGAcgcgagaaacgtttaaacctgcttgcaagattcgaAGTGTGTGCGAAACACttactagagagctgattgagacacacccttaATATGCGGTGACAACCCGGCTTCTCTCACTGCCACCTCCATGTTGCAGAGTATGTCCAATcagcagctcaaccaataagattagaCTGCCGTCATATCGTAAAAATATCGCCATCACTCTACGATACATATCATGACCTTTTTGCATCACGAAATATCGTACTACCatatatcgttacacccctaatctAAACGCATGGTcttaaagcgcacggcgcaagtGCGCCGAATCCaagggcgtgtccgaatccacttttgctaatTTAACGACGGGAAAAATGGTCGGCACGCCTGGTGCATGGTCTAAAatggttgtccctattctcttaatgagtgatgggtgtgttttgggcgtaacgtgcaataaaccagcaatcagagtctcatctcccattccctctaaaagccagttgcgctcaCACCATGGCAggttcgctatttacatggcagattttgcaagtggaaaaactgaacgcttctctagcGAGGAAACAGATTTGCTTATGCGTGAGGTTAAAACATgcgagcagaccatctacgggaAAAGCCAgcttccaccaaagcatttttatctttatgtgctcgataataatcttttacattgtaacccatttatttttttaatatttggcatgtttgtgtgctgctgcacatcactgtgtgtgtaacaagcagagtgtacatGCGTTGTGCACCCACATATAGGCACATATTACTAatgcgctctttaaataacaaaaaaatagtgCGCCATTgacgcagtctatttcagttgcctcaaaatagcaacacgccaacaatgcgcctgaacacacctcgttttcaaaccagcacgcccatgggtgcACGAATGGGCACAAATGCATTTgttatttaaacaacgtggtgcaggacatgaaaatgataaccgcgtcgggctgaaactagcaaaaaacacttgtgtcgCGCCTGGCGCTGCATTGCgccaggtgtatgatagggccctataGGTGTTATGTTTGTAATCCTGAATAAGGAATGAAATCATTTGCGTTATTAGAGACACAGCTGGATCTAGCTTGTGTTTACTAAAGTTATTCCATTGCTTTCTGGTTGTATTTTGCAGAAAATTTAGATAAATATCAAAAAACAAGCTTCGCTTTCACACTGGAATACATTATACCTGTTGTATTTTAAACACTTAAAGTGTTTCATTGCAGTGTGTGAATTTGTTGTGTctgtaatatgtgtgtgtttacaggtttataaaaattaaagtttGACGTTGGTGATCTAAAAAAAGGAATCTCCATGGCAGGTGAGAGCTTTTAACTTTCACTGAATTGTTACCATATTCAAGTACCTAGGTATTTGCATGGTACTGTAAGGCAGTTCAAAGAATAGCATGGTCCTAACATGGTATGTGTTATTAGTTTTGTTACTGAACCAGTACAAAGGGGTTAagctttaaattgttttttttttccccacagaaAACAATTTCCCACCTCTTCCACGGTTCATTCCTCTGAAACCATGTTTTTACCAAGACTTCAACGAGATCCCAGACCAGTGGCGTACAATGTGCAAACGAATGTATTACCTATGGATATGTACGTtcttaaatatttcatatattatatatttttggagTATTTTCACtgcatgtaatttttttttttgttcattacGGTGTGTGCACTGAGTAGATTGCTATCATGTGGCTTTATTTGCCATTACAATGTCTCTTTTGTTTTCACTGTAAACACTGAGAAATAACAGACACACGAAAACTTGTAGAGACtggttttgtattttgatcTATCGGTCCATGGGTAAAAGAGTGGGGTGTCATATTACTCGTGTTATTGTACAGTTTACTATGTTATCATTAAGTTTCACAAGCATTAGATTTACTTTTGACATGTAGGATATttacaaactgttttttttattagcaCACTAATTGGGAACTATTTTGAAATGGGTCTGGGAGTTGAGAAAGTAAgtatttgttgaaataaatagaCATTTGTTGTAGTTTCTAAAGTATTTCtaggttttattttagtttacttAGCTATTACATTTTAGTCATTGTGTGTCATAATAAATGTGCACAATGTTCTGGTATCTGCCCTGTTCCAACAGATTAAGTTTAGTTTTCCTTGTAATGTAGTCGCCTACCATTCATGCTAAGTGTTGggaaatgttacttttaaaagtaatgcattacaatattgcgttactccctaaaaaagtaactaattgcgttagttactttttatggaaagtaatgcattacgttatttttgtattattttttctcatctgggctgggcttATTTTTtctcatctgttttttttttttttttttttttttttaaataacataaaagttatatttttggcaaatattaaggccctttcacacataAAGTGATattaataagcctcaggctgaaggaaatgcaaattcacacctgtatAGTAGAGGACGCAGCTCAAACAacacagagttaaatcaactctgctcagagtacatatggtccctctctacatagagttaaaataacactgaagcagagttcaagttaatgagataatatgctgtttgtggagtagTTCAAtctattttatcttcagttgattttatcTAAGGATGTGGCTGGAagtcatttgtatttattatgtttctcttcattgattctgcttgttaacagcaggtgttcatcactaatgctcaatcataacttaattaatcacttaattatctcattaactttaactctgcttcagtgttactttaacactatatagagagggaccatatgtaatcaGAGCAGAGTTGGTTTAACTGGATTTTGCTGTGaagcctttcagctgtgctgccttTCTGGTATACACAAGAATAGGACGCATGagaagaagtaaataaggaaatgcctgctcacatttagtctagaactatcATGTTCAATAACCATCATATTCATACAGCGCACACACCTCAGCACTTACGATTTCtatcaacatggggacaggagagcttccagtcaataaatgggaaaacaaagtaacttgttttacttatttgaaaaagtaactcagatattgtGTTGTAAATTTGAAAGTAAtacgttactttactagttacttgaaaaagtaatctgattacgtaacacgtgtaacttgtaatgcgttacgcCCAACAATGTCACCTACAACCCTAAAGTATGCATCAAAtgctatattatgtgtacatgaTATTTAGATATGATTTGTAAGAGAATGCAATCaggtttttttcatttattttaaatgtaattttttacttttttcactCGCAGTGAATAGTGCCACTCTTGCAGCAAACCTGATTGGCTGTCTAGCATGGATGTgcggagggggcggggcaaccAATTTTGGAATGGCCATTCTGTGGCTGTTACTGTTCACCCCATGCTCATACGTGTGTTGGTTTAGGCCCATCTACAAGGCCTTCAAGTGAgttcagttaatgtttaaagATGTTTTAAAAGTAGGCAGAGTCTTTGAATTGTAATCATGCTAATGCAGTTCACTCTTTCTTTTTACAGGACAGACAGTTCTTTCAACTTCATGGCGTTCTTTTTCGTCTTCATGGCGCAGGTGGTGATCAGTATCATTCAGGCTGTTGGAATCCCAGGATGGGGAGTTTGGTAAGAACAACTTATTGTGTTTAAGAAATTAcatcagatagatagacaaacagacagatataaaaacagatagatagatagatagatactgtagatagacagtttgatagatagatagacagacagatagatagatagacagatagatagatagatagatagatagacacacagtttgatagatagatagatagacagtttgatagatagatagatagatagatagatagatagatagatagacagtttgatagatagatagatagacagtttgatagacagatagatagatagatagatagatagataggcagaccgtttgatagatagacagatagacagatagatagatagatagatagacacacagtttgatagatagacagatagatagatagatagatagatagatagacacacagtttgatagatagatagatagacacacagtttgataaatagatagacacacagtttgatagatagatagatagacagacagtttgatagatagacagatagatagatagatgggtagatagatagatagatagatagatagatagatagatagatggacgggtagatgatagatgatagatagatagatagatagatagatagatagatagacacacagtttgatagatagacagatagacagatagatagacacacagtttgatagatagatagatagatagatagatagatagacacacagtttgataaatagatagacacacagtttgatagatagatagatagacatacagtttgatagatagatagatagatagatagatagatagatagatagatagatagatagatagatagatagatagatgggtagatggatagatagatgggtagatagatagatagatagatagatagatagatagatagatagatagatagatagatagatagatagatgggtaGATGGATAGGTAGATGGATAGGTAGATGGATAGGTAGATAGATGggtagatggatagatagatagatagatagatagatagatagatagatagatagatagatagatagatagatagatagatagatagaaacacagtttgatagatagatagatagacacacagtttgatagatagatagatagacacacagtttgatagatagatagacacacagtttgatagatagatagatagatagacagacagtttgatagatagatagatagatagatagatagatagatagatagatagatagatagatagatggatgggtagatgatagatagatagatagatagatagatagatagatagatagatagatagatagatagatagatagatagatagatagatagatgggtagatggatagatagatgggtagatggatggatagatagatagatagatagatagatagatagatagatagatagatagatgggtagatggatagatagatgggtaGATGGATAGGTAGATGGATAGGTAGATAGAtgggtagatagatagatagatagatagatagatagatagatagatagatagatagatagatagatgggtagatggatagatagatgggtaGATGGATAGGTAGATGGATAGGTAGATAGAtgggtagatagatagatagatagatagatagatagatagatagatagatagatagatagatagatagatagatagatagatagatgggtaGATGGATAGATACAACAAAGCTGGGTCAGTTCCAGTTGAGTTACACTATAGAAACTCAAATGACTCATATACTCTTGCGTCACATATTATTTTTAGCACACACATAGTATGGTCTGTTTAGACTAGAGTATATTAGGCTGTTATATAACATTCTGCATTTATATGATCTTTTCATGTACTGTGCTTTTTAAGTAGCATGTTAATGAGGAGAATATCTCTTCTTTATGTGTTTCTGTTACAGTGGCTGGCTCGCCACTATCACTTTCTTCAGCACTAATATTGGCTCTGCCGTCGTTATGCTGATTCCAACCATAATGTTCACTGCCGTGGCTGCTTTCTCGGTCATTGCCCTCACCAAGGTATTGTTCCTCCATCAttattgttttgaaaataaacaGATCTCGTGATATTTCCTAAAATTCAAGCAATTATCAAGTTATCCTGTGTGATATGTTAACAATGTTAACAATATCATTTTTTGTTGATTAACATAATTTTTTATCCTGTACAGaatttatttatctttgtttTCTCCTGAGCAAAAGTCCTCAGTAATCTCACATTTCTATAGAGTTTCTGAAGAGATTTGCCCAAAAACCCTTTTTTAActtttcatctttaaaaaacatttcacaattcTTAAAATTAATATCTATTTATACTGTACCTATAATATTGTGATGCCTTAATTcacttaaaacatttaaacatttgatttagtgtttttttttttattattattttagacaaaatattatagaataatatttgtatttttttattaatttttttaataaaatatctgcCATTTATCGATTATTGGTTTGAATATTGCCATTTATCCATTATGGAAATAATTATTGGCTTATGTATCGGCcacaatttttaatatttaaaaacactaatcaTTTCGTAACAGTAATCTTTACAATTCTTGAAATGAATATCCTTTTTTTATACAGTACATTATATTATTGTGATgctatttttttactttagacaaaatattatactatattttttattatttttttttttttaaatttaatatctGCTCTTTATCTATTATTGGTTTTATGAAAGTAATTAAAAGCTTTCATATCGCcacaattttaatataattttatatctcTATCATCTGTATGCCAACAATTGTCTaattttttatctatttttatttttcttaatgaAAGATTCCTAAGCAAAGTATAAACTTTCTAACAAAAGTTATGCTCAAATCAAAGCCAGTCtgtatattaaacattaaatatgttcTGATTTGGAGGACACACAAATTACTTGAAAACTTGTCTAACATGGTTAGAACATGTGGTTAGAACATGTTAGAGCTGTGACGGTGGCAGTTTTTGGTGGTAATGGATCAACTACCGGTGGTGGTTGAAGGGGGGAGGGTGTAAATGTATATTGAcctaaattaaatacattttgagtttaaaaa contains:
- the scamp5a gene encoding secretory carrier-associated membrane protein 5 produces the protein MAENNFPPLPRFIPLKPCFYQDFNEIPDQWRTMCKRMYYLWILNSATLAANLIGCLAWMCGGGGATNFGMAILWLLLFTPCSYVCWFRPIYKAFKTDSSFNFMAFFFVFMAQVVISIIQAVGIPGWGVCGWLATITFFSTNIGSAVVMLIPTIMFTAVAAFSVIALTKVHNFYRGSGGSMSKAQEEWTSGAWKNPHVQQAAQQAAMGAAQGAVNQQQYSAAPTYNYDDPM